The genomic segment AGGAGAAAGAAAGGCAGAGATTCGATGCTCAAAAGTGAACAGCCTGTTACtacgaataattaattgacTAGGACTTTACAGCACGTTCGAAACTCCATAGCTCGATACTCTATTTTTGCTTGATTCTTGTTGGTTTACACAAATGAGATTAGAGATTCAATCGATCGACTTTGAAAGCCTCTTacgtgaataaatattttgtcttTATTTCAGCAAAGACAACCCTTTTCGTGAGGTACAATATATCTTACAGTATATTAATACGAACATGATTGCACGTTACGGTGAAAGTGATCATTCGGACTAGTTATCGATCGTTAAAGCTATAACACGCAGGCTACGCACGCACGCAAAATATAGTGTTTCCTGAATCTATAGAAGACCCCCGTAATCCGGAACGATAGTAACTGGCCACGTTACTTTATACCTTATGCGTTATTTAATTagcattttatttaatcggACTGTTAAAATAGCTCGTCCATTTGGATcgattacaaaaaataattatgcatGTATGTGCATGCACACGCACGCGTTTTgtgtatgtaatttttatttaattatatataattttaattaataatactatatatatataatatatgatatatgatatatatcatatatatatatcattatatttctCCTCTGTTACGAGATCGATCGACTTGCCCTACTCGACATTACCTTATCTAACGGACTCGTTATTGGCACGTACACTGTTTTCTTTGGACCGCTGTTACAATCGAAAACTTTTGGAATCAGAAACTTACAAACGCGATGGTACGTCAAGGCGACTTCTGCTTTCAACTGCATTCGTCGTGTTGCGAAAATAACTGCAATTCCGACGCGCAGCTGTCGTCGGACAAACCTGCCTAAACTGTTCCGCGGCAAACGTGCTTTCTCGTTTCAAGATCATGGGAAGGATACGATAATAAGTTCATTTTTGTTGATTCTCTCGTTGTTTGGTGGCCAAACAAGAAAAGTGTCTCGTGAAATGAAACGAACGtatacgaaagagaagagaagatagAAGCTTCTTTGAAAACAAATGATAAATCCATGACGTTGTTCGATGATAGGAGACGAATAGTACGGTACTTTGATTTCATTAATACTAAACGCATCTAATTtacgttaattaataattttgttaagtGGCCGACAAGGTAACGAGAACGCAAAGTCTGAAAAAGCatactaaatataaaaatcgattctcTATAAAAATGTGATTTGTCAGGTTTATCATTTGTCCGACATTGCCATTGTTTTTATACCGTCGGTGACATTGGTTCGAGCGATTCGCTCTTACGATCTACGTATAAATTGAGAAGAACAATAACCGATAagaagtaaaaagaaagaaatttgcgAGATATCGTAATCCGTAAACACAGATTCGAACGTGTAATTTTTCTATGAGATTTGACTTTTCACTGGATTTCTCGCGTTTCGTACCATCGCCTACTCCGTCCTCGCATCCTTAGCTTAGTCTATATCCTCAAACATCTCCTTTTAGCCTCTCGGCCGTCATCGGCCCAGCCATTTGCTTGCAAACAAACGCAGCAAACAGACGCAATCatacacgcacgcacgcacacgtGTATGTACTATCGCTCAAAAGTATCCAAACACTTTTGCgcaagaatataatttaattaaaaaatagcaaGTTCAAACGCGATGCACGTCGTTTCTTGTTGCGTTAATGCTTACAAATACAtggcataaaatataaaagttaaacGACTTTCGGTGGTTCTATCGTTACGAGGAGTAATGTATACCGTTCGTACAAATTGACTAGAATGTTCAGATACCTGTGAGCGATAACGTACATCTCTCGTTCTTCCGATCCCATCTGACAATGCAATAGTAAGAGAAACTTTTTCGTAGCATATGCGTATCTTAAAATTAGTAACGTGTTACACGTAGATCGAGTTGCTGCGTTTCGAAGGATATCGACGAAGAATCCTTAAACGTTCACGGAATTGTATTCACGTGCACATGAAAGAAATACGCAACACGTAAATGGTGTTCGATCGAATTGAAAAGCAAGTTACGCGGTTCCTCCGTTTGAAAAAGGGAATAGAACCGATCTCGTCAAACACCATCTTGATTTGTAATATCTCTGTTGAAAATACGACATACGAAATAGTctataataacgtttaacctaataattagaattagaaaCTGTTCGGTGGCATTGTAAAGTACGACGTTTCGTGCGAAGATTAGAAAAAGGTGTGCTAACGTGTTATTGGCATACCGATACGTTTACGTAGGACGATTAAGTACAGCGTCGAGCGACGCCCTTGTGCGTAATTGGAATTGGTTGAGCTCGTTCgtaaaaggaaggaaaaaggatACAAATATAATCGAATATTTGTTAACCGATTAACGTTTACAGCTCGGAGCCATCGTTCGAGCGAACAGGACATTGACCGAAGATTTCTGGCAGTATCGCGTATCGTAAAAAACGAGATCCAATCGAGTCACGCGTTATTACGTTGTACTAACGACTGTTAGTAGATAACAAATTATCCCGTAACCGATAAATAATCGAGACAAACTGAACAGTGTCAAATATGGTCCCGTGAGCCTCTTGTTCGAATACGAGAATCTGGCGCATAgctatacacatatacatataaggagcgaaaaagagagaataataatagtatatgGAATGTATATTGGAATATAGACAAACGATTGATTAAGCGTTGTTTGTCGTTCGATAAACGATCAACCTTAAATCCGAAACTCGACGAGTCTCTTATTTAAAAAGGAGAACATATGATAACGCGACGCTCTCTTGATTTCGTTATATCGATTACAGGAAAACTTTATGAGATAAATCGTTAACACGATCGATTTCGAGCTAACACGATCGTACACAAATACGCGTGAATCAATAACGTGTAGAAGAATAAGCACTACATATACGCGTAGTACGATAGCAAAGTATTCCATCATAACTGCTCAGTCCAATGATTTCGATCTGTCTAATCTAAATTTACTTTCAAGATCAGAATTTGTACTAGTATTTACGAGACGAGAATGAGACTGTTCAAGCTTCTCGATATTTTCCATCGAGAAAGACGCGCCGTCGGAACCGAAACGCTCTAATATCACATTATTGGATGGATTTGATTGAAAAGAACTCGCACTAACGTCGGCTCTCTCTTCCAAAGAGCTTACGTTATGGGATACATCGACAGATGCTGTAGCTGGCTCTGTGTTGATAAGTCCATCACAGGAATGGGGCAAAATTCTCGAGAAAGCCCTTTGAACGGAATATTCCTCGCATCTTTCTTTATCGGCGTACCTGCCGCTTGCTTTTAAAGAACCGCCGTACACTCGACGACTCTTTGCCAACTCGGAATCGAAATTTTCCAACCAATCCACGGATTTCGAATCGTCCGACTGATTCTCTTCGATTTTAAGCGGAGAAGCTGAGCCCGCCGCCCCTCTTACCATCGATGTATTTTCTCGTTGTTCTCCCAGATTTTTCTCCATACTGTCATCCGTATCTCTGTTTACTTGGCTACCGCGTGCTTTGGACGTTGAACGATCGTCCGACTGCCAAATACCTTGCTCTCTGCTACTACCAGCCGTACAATCGACATTTACCATCGCATACCTTTCCGCGTTCGACACTTGGTAACTTTGATTCTCTGGATCCGACGTGTCTGACGATTTGTCCATTGGATACGGAACACAGTGTATGGAACTAGCTTGATACAGAGGATTAAAGGTATCTCTAGAAACGAACGGTTGTTCCTGATAGGCGAAAGGAATGCATACATTTTGCCTGGTACTTCCGTCTGCGACGGCGCAATACGGTGGGAAATGCGCGAATGGAATACCTTCTCGGCCTTCGAGTTGCCGAGAACTCGTACCGCCACTCGAGTATTGCGTGTTTTGATCCAGACTGTTGTTCAATCTCGTAGAGAAATTGCAAGTATAAGAGAAACATTGGGACACGTTCGAATTCGCTGGCGCAACGAACGAACTCGATCGCGCGCTCGTCGATTCCGGTGACGTCGCGTTTGATACCTTACCACGTGTTTGAGCTATCACAGTTTCGTAGCTTGGAGGTGGACCATATAACTGGTAGTACGGACAGTTCGCATCGTTCAACATAACGCTCATGTTCTGATAATGGCCCGATGTTGTCGCATTACCGGTGTAAGCGGGCATCGCTCCGTTTCTTTGAGGACCTAACAACACAAATAAATTGACCAACATCGAATAAGCCGCAATTATTTACCAGACAAATGTACACTCGCCTTTCCACATACGGTGCAATAATACAGTGTTTCTCGCAGAATTGTACGTAATACGAGCCCTCTGCCCTTGACACGTTGACCCTCGAAGAGAACTTTGGGCTCGCGCGTTCGTAGTTCTAGTCGGAATAGCCGATGCAGCCGCTCTGTATCTTCCTTGTAGCCAATATCGATACCACCAACCACCACCGGAGCATACCAGGAACATAATTATTACCAATATCCTAACGAACGACGAAAAATCGTGAGAATATTGCAAAAATGTTGTATCTTCTTAAAAGATGTCGATCAGAATGATCTGTGAAATTGTTTTGCGCACCAATAATACCATAAATGATGAAAATGTAGTCCCGGTGACACGCAACAACCAATACCGCAACAATATTCGGTTCTAGAACACCTAAAATGAATTTACATGTAATTACACGTTCGTCCTTCCtgtcttcctcttcctctctgaacattctttcctttcttccatcttcttcttcttcttcttcctctttctttccccTTTCATTagctctctctttttttttttcttaattaccTTCATTAGTCGtctttcgtttcattatttgagaaaaaaaagaaaagaaaagttcCCCCTTTTGACTTACTAAAAGATAAACATAATTACGTGTATAAAACTCACTCATAGTATTTTGTTTCTCCAGGCATTTCAGAGGCACAATACTTTGCTTCTGCCTGAAAcaaatattacgttttaaataGTGTACCAACTTACAACCTACATCCACAGATGtaaattatgcaaattaatCCTAAGACTAAAATAATCGCGATCATTATGAAATAAAGGAGCGAGTTTTTGGTAAATGTTATTAGTATAGGAAGCAAACGCTTGAACGTTACAATCCACTTCTCGCTGTACTTTCATTTCGAAaggaaatttagaatttagaatACTTTCTCCAATTTAGAATACAGAAAATAACTTTTCGTTTGATATTTCTTGTTAAATGGCATCAAAAGTGAACATgctgaaacgaaaaatatccACTCACGTATATCAAACACTTCGACGTTCCGGCGAATATCGCCAACTTTCTCTTCGTATTTCGTACCATTTTCtcgattaatatttacacCTTCGTTCTCGATAAATAAAAACCGTACACTCTGACAAATTGTTTTGATATAATCACCATTTCGGTCCGACTATCATGTGCACACAACATTGCACACCACTTATTGATTTCAATTTCGGAACTTTACAATGACGTCATCGAAAACAGGGTTGCCAATATGAATAAACTAAACTACAGTACATAAATTAAACCAGAAACCAGATGCTACTCGAAAGGTATAACAGTTACCATTTCCTACCTACGATTGAACATTGTTCGACCACGCAGCTCGTTTGTAGTTCGACCACAGATAGTAGAGGGCATAACTATAGACTAGCTCGTCTATGGCTTCTGATCTTTTACGCGATCGGTATTTCGGAACATGTAACACAAACTCCATAACTGTTTACGTTCGTCGTTAGATTTCATGTTATGTATAGGTTAGTTCCAGTATTTGTCAATTTACGAGCGGGACaccgaaattaaataatatagttataaaGTTAAAATTGATCTAACTTTAATCATCTTTATCAAAATGGCTAATACTCTAGCTAATGTACCTGTgtcaaaaattataaagaacaaAAGCAATTTCGAGGACGAACCCAAGAAAAAGAGTCGAGAAGATTGGCGAAAGGCTAAGGAATTAGAAGAAGCGAGAAAAGCTGGTACAGCACCAGCTGCAGTAGATGAAGAAGGCAAAGATATTAATCCGCACATTCCACAATACATTAGTGCTACGCCATGGTATTTTGGCGCACAGGTATGCATTAACTTTTTTATGAAACTGATATCTCTTTTTATAGTcaatacatataacgttaaaacatataatacTTACTTACGTGTAATATTTAAAGGGGCCTACTTTGAAACATCAAAGACCGCAGCCTGAAAAACAAAAGCAATATAGTGGTATAGACGAATGGTATAAACGTGGTGTAGATACATCTAAAGTAGCAACAAAGTATCGTAAAGGAGCCTGTGAAAATTGTGGAGCAATAACTCATAAGAAAAAGGAATGTATGGAACGTCCACGTAAAATAGGTGCAAAATTCACAAATGCGAATATAGCACCGGATGAGTTTACTCAACCAGAATTATCTACAGACTATGATGGCAAAAGAGACAGGTCGTTTATCTTGAACTTTACTCGATACATTACATACTGAAATACTtggtaaattttaaatataaatattaatataaaacaatattttaaatatatcaattcAATGTAGGTGGGCTGGTTACGATCCTTCGCAGCATAGAGCTATTATcgaagaatatcaaaagatcGAAGAAGCAAAACGACAAATGCGTGCAGAGAAGTTAAACGCGGAAGAGAATGATGAGCAGGATTCGGATAAAGATGAGGACAAATATGTTGACGAGGTTGATATGCCTGGAACAAAAGTAGATTCTAAACAACGTATTACCGTTAGAAATCTACGAATTAGAGAAGATACAGCAAAGTATCTAAGAAACTTGGATCCAAATTCGGCATATTACGATCCTAAAACGAGATCCATGCGTGACAATCCTTATACCGGCACAGACAGAGAGTAtgcagaaattattttatacattccGTTATCTTCTGAAATACTCTTCCTTTCGAAAATACTAAAGTAGCTGTATTCTGTTCCAGGGTGGATTATAAAGGTGAAAATTTTGCGCGTTTCTCGGGAGATACACAACGGCATTCGAATGCTCAATTGTTTGCATGGGAAGCGCATGAAAGAGGTGTTGACGTTCATTTACTCGCTGAACCAACTAAATTGGAATTACTTAAACAGGAATATGATAAAAAACGCGACGAACTGAAGGATAAAGCTCGTgaaagtataattaataaatatggaGGTAAAGAACATCTCGATGCTCCTCCGCCTTCTCTTTTACTAGCACAAACAGAACAATATGTCGAATATTCCAGATATGGAAAAGTACGTATATTCGTATATTATTGGACTACGaaggttaattaaattatattatttttcataatttgtatttatttacagaTCATCAAAGGACAAGACAGACAAATAATTCGCTCTAAGTACGAAGAAGATGTATATCCAAATAATCATACTTGCGTTTGGGGTTCTTATTGGCATGCTGGTAAATGGGGATACAAGTGCTGTCAttcgtttataaaaaattcatactGTACGGGAAATGCAGGTAAAAAGACAGCCGATGCAGCCGTtattgaaattagaaaaacaGTAAATGAGGAAGAAAAGTCTAACGAGGAAACAATAAATTCATCCGATGAAAAATCTGCAAGTAATGATACGTCCTCggatgaagaagaaaaggtGTTAAGACCGATAAAATCGAAATCGTCTAAAAGGAAggagaagaaacaaaaacagaaagaaaaacgaaagaataagaagaaagcTGCTAGATTACAGGAACAAGATAAACTACAACAAGCACTgcagaaagaggaagaaagacaaAAGGAAGCGGAAAGGCTGTTACAAATGAATGAAAGAAAACGACCTTACAATAGCATGTATGAAGTTAAAGAACCAACAATGGACGAGATCGAAGCATTTCAAATGAAGCGACAACGTGAAGACGATCCGATGGCggaatttcttaataaatagcTTTTAGGAGCTAATAAAAttcttgtaaattttttaactgtactaaaatttattatgtatagatataaattggaaattagatatatatgtcggagatgaaaggacaacggggtgccccgttggaattacttggaaaaacctcaatagcatttacgaaataacccagacacggtcattcgaaacttgagacaatgagcttaggctcgaggcgacaatcggtcgccgagcgtagccacggtcacgggatgaacgttccacctaacagaaaagtgccgatattatgagacacacgttgtattaacaatcaaaccctgggcaagagcaatgtcgcagctacgcgggtctgcctagcaacggtgGCTGCagttttgttggtatcccCGGCCAACGTTCAACAAAACGAACGCGATCCtaaggagaggaaagtttcCATCGGTCAATTATTCTTGCGATCTCCTTGGAGAGTTACACATCGTCCTGACGAACAGTATATACCGAGCGTCATAGCGAACGTTACTTTTGTGCatcaaattctattctgagtttaacaaagagttagcccgtggaccgtggattcgctatatcgaacctaaggtcattgccattagcgtctagttaccgcggtCACTGGTCGATCTTATTCCATCTGTATCCGTGATAATAAACGCTATCTCGATTGTGTAACAACGATGAACAACCCAAGCGAAAATTCGTTACACACCCCTAATCCAAGCCTTAACgtcaacccgacatatatatatatatatatatatatatatatatatatatatatatatatatatagaattggttcattttatataaaaatgtaatataatataagagatTAAAAAGCGAATATCGTATcttgtattaatttaataaatcgtgAACAagattgttatattatttgttacgAATGGAAGTTCATCaagaatgtaataaatttttattcgattaaattatctttttattttattagatttattttattagatttatttcattaattgagTTATTTATGAttagattattaaattattagttaATTTAGCGAATTTTATCTTCACAAACGTATTGCCGTGCTGAAACAGGGCAGCCATGCGAAAGCTAACATGTATCAATGTATCATTCTGTAAAAAATTCTGACAATGCATAATCAAAATTGCCAGAAACAATCGCGATGTTataattcgcaactctaatactAACCGTAATCAATCTCTCGCAACACTAATTCAAACCATAATTAATCTCTTGCAATACTAATACAAAAACCGTGATTTGCCGAATATGGTGGTGAGcgaccaaaaaaaaaaaaaaaaaaaaagaaaaaaagaaatactactattactactacaaatactacaagcgagcatagtgacaaaATAGTAACGAGAATGACTTTCCATGCTTTGGATGATCCGAAATTCAGAGGATGGAAAGCCATTAGTAGTTGCCCTCTTCTATGACAAATTTGCCGGGCCTCTTCGGCTTAtagccttttctttcttcgggcgcaatgcccgctgaaacttaaatctagCTCGTCGAGTCTTTCTAAtcggaaaacaaaaaaagaaccCGAAAATGTGaactaaaaattttaatcgcgCAAATTAATTCAAGTAAACATGGATGACCATCGATCATAATGATCGCTATCTGTTCGTATGTGCGTGCTCGAGCAATATataaaacgttcgtttcgaaacCTACTTCCTACTCGCGATCATGAgcgcgaaattcgaaaaaccGATAAGCAAAGCTTAAGCTGAGTGGCATGCTCCGACTCTTGCTTCCCAGTTTCgccgtcgatttttcaaatcaaattTCCTGAAACAGGTTGGACACGCGAAATCGCGCCTACCCGACCAgagactgtgccaacctgcccggccctacctacttataattaacactCACACCAGAAAGTATGCTACCTATCCTACCTAAccctatatttaaaaaaatagcaAAACAGACAACACACCAACACACTCGCTCCACGGTTCTCACACATAACCCGGGCGCAAGAGCCTACACTAGAgagacgtcccgggacgcctccgacacccgagTTTCGCATACAACTTTCACACTCTAATGTACGTACcattttcctgaaatcgactgacgaTGGCTAGCGACCATTGCgtaaaaatattctgtatattttaactttaattatccaagtatatttaaatttcaattttaattaaatactcataatagtatataatcatgtatatatatatcatctaaagaaataattttactagAAGAGATCGTCGTACTTCAATCAATCATTAATCTAATCAATCTAATCTAATCTAATCAATTATTAATCTTTTTGTAGTTTAATACTGAGATTAGTAATATTACCATTTGTAattcattatacatatttatcagCACCGAATATTTCCAATGG from the Bombus fervidus isolate BK054 chromosome 12, iyBomFerv1, whole genome shotgun sequence genome contains:
- the LOC139993299 gene encoding uncharacterized protein isoform X3; protein product: MPGETKYYECSRTEYCCGIGCCVSPGLHFHHLWYYWILVIIMFLVCSGGGWWYRYWLQGRYRAAASAIPTRTTNARAQSSLRGSTCQGQRARITYNSARNTVLLHRMWKGPQRNGAMPAYTGNATTSGHYQNMSVMLNDANCPYYQLYGPPPSYETVIAQTRGKVSNATSPESTSARSSSFVAPANSNVSQCFSYTCNFSTRLNNSLDQNTQYSSGGTSSRQLEGREGIPFAHFPPYCAVADGSTRQNVCIPFAYQEQPFVSRDTFNPLYQASSIHCVPYPMDKSSDTSDPENQSYQVSNAERYAMVNVDCTAGSSREQGIWQSDDRSTSKARGSQVNRDTDDSMEKNLGEQRENTSMVRGAAGSASPLKIEENQSDDSKSVDWLENFDSELAKSRRVYGGSLKASGRYADKERCEEYSVQRAFSRILPHSCDGLINTEPATASVDVSHNVSSLEERADVSASSFQSNPSNNVILERFGSDGASFSMENIEKLEQSHSRLVNTSTNSDLESKFRLDRSKSLD
- the LOC139993299 gene encoding uncharacterized protein isoform X2 translates to MVRNTKRKLAIFAGTSKCLIYAEAKYCASEMPGETKYYECSRTEYCCGIGCCVSPGLHFHHLWILVIIMFLVCSGGGWWYRYWLQGRYRAAASAIPTRTTNARAQSSLRGSTCQGQRARITYNSARNTVLLHRMWKGPQRNGAMPAYTGNATTSGHYQNMSVMLNDANCPYYQLYGPPPSYETVIAQTRGKVSNATSPESTSARSSSFVAPANSNVSQCFSYTCNFSTRLNNSLDQNTQYSSGGTSSRQLEGREGIPFAHFPPYCAVADGSTRQNVCIPFAYQEQPFVSRDTFNPLYQASSIHCVPYPMDKSSDTSDPENQSYQVSNAERYAMVNVDCTAGSSREQGIWQSDDRSTSKARGSQVNRDTDDSMEKNLGEQRENTSMVRGAAGSASPLKIEENQSDDSKSVDWLENFDSELAKSRRVYGGSLKASGRYADKERCEEYSVQRAFSRILPHSCDGLINTEPATASVDVSHNVSSLEERADVSASSFQSNPSNNVILERFGSDGASFSMENIEKLEQSHSRLVNTSTNSDLESKFRLDRSKSLD
- the LOC139993299 gene encoding uncharacterized protein isoform X1 yields the protein MVRNTKRKLAIFAGTSKCLIYAEAKYCASEMPGETKYYECSRTEYCCGIGCCVSPGLHFHHLWYYWILVIIMFLVCSGGGWWYRYWLQGRYRAAASAIPTRTTNARAQSSLRGSTCQGQRARITYNSARNTVLLHRMWKGPQRNGAMPAYTGNATTSGHYQNMSVMLNDANCPYYQLYGPPPSYETVIAQTRGKVSNATSPESTSARSSSFVAPANSNVSQCFSYTCNFSTRLNNSLDQNTQYSSGGTSSRQLEGREGIPFAHFPPYCAVADGSTRQNVCIPFAYQEQPFVSRDTFNPLYQASSIHCVPYPMDKSSDTSDPENQSYQVSNAERYAMVNVDCTAGSSREQGIWQSDDRSTSKARGSQVNRDTDDSMEKNLGEQRENTSMVRGAAGSASPLKIEENQSDDSKSVDWLENFDSELAKSRRVYGGSLKASGRYADKERCEEYSVQRAFSRILPHSCDGLINTEPATASVDVSHNVSSLEERADVSASSFQSNPSNNVILERFGSDGASFSMENIEKLEQSHSRLVNTSTNSDLESKFRLDRSKSLD
- the Slu7 gene encoding pre-mRNA-splicing factor Slu7, producing MANTLANVPVSKIIKNKSNFEDEPKKKSREDWRKAKELEEARKAGTAPAAVDEEGKDINPHIPQYISATPWYFGAQGPTLKHQRPQPEKQKQYSGIDEWYKRGVDTSKVATKYRKGACENCGAITHKKKECMERPRKIGAKFTNANIAPDEFTQPELSTDYDGKRDRWAGYDPSQHRAIIEEYQKIEEAKRQMRAEKLNAEENDEQDSDKDEDKYVDEVDMPGTKVDSKQRITVRNLRIREDTAKYLRNLDPNSAYYDPKTRSMRDNPYTGTDREVDYKGENFARFSGDTQRHSNAQLFAWEAHERGVDVHLLAEPTKLELLKQEYDKKRDELKDKARESIINKYGGKEHLDAPPPSLLLAQTEQYVEYSRYGKIIKGQDRQIIRSKYEEDVYPNNHTCVWGSYWHAGKWGYKCCHSFIKNSYCTGNAGKKTADAAVIEIRKTVNEEEKSNEETINSSDEKSASNDTSSDEEEKVLRPIKSKSSKRKEKKQKQKEKRKNKKKAARLQEQDKLQQALQKEEERQKEAERLLQMNERKRPYNSMYEVKEPTMDEIEAFQMKRQREDDPMAEFLNK